The following coding sequences are from one Carcharodon carcharias isolate sCarCar2 chromosome 11, sCarCar2.pri, whole genome shotgun sequence window:
- the LOC121284378 gene encoding protein FAM181B → MAVQAAIMNPHFIHFCFPGSSMEYEMESAYSGALLAERESSGEVKEATSALLNFIDSASSNIKLALDKPVKSKRKVNHRKYLQKQIKRCTGMISGGSSNSASGQEAVGKRQLSPPSASSTTPTGHFQCKPPPKKDGSQSSLQSKSLAALFDSVRDLRRSAAGDRALAAAAVAGSSKKVPLRNRNLPPSFFTEPANVKINSTSGMSLKDLERGNPEAAEFFELLGPDYSNMISAQEPFLGSALRIQQEGNCELGSYDSYRGLTALSGSFPHFPDPWLPCNPPKKSPTAGCNLAIPEAARTVPVQTPLYPSNPPPNSSSLEEPPVSLASFPQFFPECSLPQLPYEYNPGYNCSRQNFPGL, encoded by the coding sequence ATGGCTGTGCAGGCTGCCATCATGAACCCTCACTTCATCCATTTCTGTTTCCCCGGCTCCTCGATGGAGTACGAGATGGAGAGTGCTTACAGCGGGGCTCTTTTGGCGGAGAGGGAGAGCTCCGGGGAGGTGAAGGAAGCGACCAGCGCCCTCCTCAACTTTATCGACTCAGCTTCCAGCAACATCAAGCTGGCTTTAGACAAGCCCGTTAAATCCAAGAGGAAAGTCAACCACAGAAAGTACTTGCAGAAACAGATCAAAAGGTGCACGGGGATGATCTCTGGGGGCAGCAGTAACTCGGCATCTGGGCAAGAGGCGGTCGGTAAGAGACAGCTTTCTCCCCCATCCGCCAGCAGCACCACCCCCACGGGCCACTTCCAATGCAAGCCGCCGCCGAAGAAGGACGGGTCGCAGTCAAGCCTTCAGAGCAAGTCCCTGGCGGCTCTCTTTGACTCGGTCCGGGATCTCCGCCGATCAGCAGCCGGAGACCGAGCCCTGGCAGCGGCGGCGGTGGCCGGCAGCAGCAAGAAAGTCCCCCTGAGGAACCGCAACTTGCCGCCGTCCTTCTTCACCGAGCCGGCCAACGTGAAAATCAACTCCACCTCCGGAATGTCCCTCAAGGACCTGGAGAGGGGAAATCCCGAGGCCGCCGAGTTTTTCGAGCTGCTCGGGCCAGATTACAGCAACATGATCTCGGCACAGGAGCCCTTCCTGGGCTCGGCGCTGCGGATCCAGCAGGAAGGAAACTGCGAGCTCGGATCCTACGACTCGTATCGCGGCCTGACCGCTCTCAGTGGGAGCTTCCCCCACTTCCCAGATCCTTGGCTGCCATGCAATCCTCCTAAGAAGAGCCCCACGGCCGGCTGCAACCTCGCCATCCCCGAAGCGGCTAGGACAGTGCCCGTTCAGACACCCTTATACCCCAGCAACCCACCCCCAAACTCTTCATCCCTGGAGGAGCCGCCGGTCAGTTTAGCAAGCTTCCCGCAGTTTTTCCCGGAATGTTCACTCCCGCAGCTCCCTTACGAATATAACCCAGGATATAATTGCAGCAGACAAAACTTCCCGGGTCTTTAA